Proteins found in one Heliomicrobium gestii genomic segment:
- a CDS encoding NAD(P)-dependent oxidoreductase, with protein sequence MIIDKKSDFDAVDLSFEEIDKGFTPRQAIAEAKRCLDCAKPHCRAGCPVENDIPQFIKALANGNIGEASAIIARRSNLPAVCGRVCPHEQQCESRCVLNKKGEGIKIGKLERFIADFDAEMEITQSEACPVQKKDKGKVAVIGAGPAGLTVAGDLAKQCFEVTVFDAQEEPGGVLIYGIPDFRLNKDVVRREIHKMERLGVTFRNRVLVGQDITIDQMLQEGFDAVFIGTGTALPKRLDIPGNDLAGVVQASYFLRIVALANSGKISPREIPVSIGDKVFIIGAGNVAMDAARTALRLGASGVTVVHRRGESEITALRSEFEHARAEGVTFRWMSSPAGFFGDEKVTAIELETMALDETNRLVPTGEKDTLTADKIILAIGQRPAARIISSAGGIEVDPNGYVITRERPYGMTTRRGVFAGGDVVHEPATVVLAMKEAKKVAAGIAMYVEAKKLIEECGM encoded by the coding sequence ATGATTATCGATAAAAAGAGCGACTTCGACGCCGTCGACCTCTCCTTCGAAGAGATCGACAAGGGATTCACGCCGCGCCAAGCCATCGCCGAGGCCAAACGCTGCCTCGACTGCGCCAAACCCCATTGCCGCGCCGGCTGCCCCGTCGAAAACGATATCCCCCAGTTCATCAAAGCCCTGGCCAACGGCAACATCGGCGAAGCGAGCGCCATCATCGCCCGCCGCAGCAACCTGCCTGCCGTCTGCGGCCGTGTCTGCCCCCATGAGCAGCAGTGCGAGAGCCGCTGCGTTCTTAACAAAAAGGGCGAAGGGATCAAGATCGGCAAGCTGGAGCGCTTTATCGCCGACTTCGACGCCGAGATGGAGATCACCCAATCGGAAGCCTGCCCCGTCCAGAAAAAGGACAAGGGCAAAGTGGCCGTCATCGGTGCCGGCCCGGCCGGCCTGACCGTCGCCGGCGACTTGGCGAAACAGTGCTTCGAGGTGACCGTCTTCGACGCCCAGGAGGAGCCCGGCGGCGTCCTGATCTACGGCATCCCCGATTTCCGCTTGAACAAGGACGTCGTCCGCCGCGAGATCCACAAGATGGAGCGCCTCGGCGTCACCTTCCGCAACCGCGTGCTTGTCGGCCAGGACATCACCATCGATCAGATGCTACAGGAGGGTTTTGACGCGGTCTTCATCGGCACCGGCACAGCCCTGCCCAAGCGGCTCGACATCCCCGGCAACGACCTGGCCGGCGTCGTACAGGCCTCCTACTTCCTGCGCATCGTCGCCCTGGCCAACAGCGGCAAGATCAGCCCCCGCGAGATCCCCGTCTCCATCGGCGACAAGGTCTTCATCATCGGCGCCGGCAACGTGGCCATGGACGCCGCCCGCACCGCCTTGCGGCTCGGCGCTTCCGGCGTGACCGTCGTCCACCGCCGCGGCGAGTCGGAGATCACGGCGCTGCGCAGCGAATTCGAGCACGCCCGGGCGGAAGGCGTCACCTTCCGCTGGATGTCATCGCCGGCCGGCTTCTTCGGCGATGAGAAAGTGACCGCCATCGAACTGGAGACCATGGCCCTCGACGAGACCAACCGGCTCGTCCCGACGGGCGAGAAGGACACCCTGACGGCCGACAAGATCATCCTCGCCATCGGCCAACGCCCCGCCGCACGGATCATCTCCTCGGCCGGCGGCATCGAGGTCGACCCCAACGGCTACGTGATCACCCGTGAGCGGCCCTATGGCATGACGACCCGCCGGGGCGTCTTCGCCGGCGGCGACGTGGTCCACGAACCGGCCACCGTCGTCCTGGCCATGAAAGAGGCCAAGAAAGTGGCCGCCGGCATCGCCATGTATGTGGAGGCCAAGAAACTCATCGAAGAGTGCGGCATGTGA
- a CDS encoding cytochrome-c peroxidase, which yields MKYTVPIIKGTLMTTGVALLLFFLFISSSLAAPAGGTQGQPTSTPEAYLRFEYQFFADMGPVPVPVMNEMTPEKVELGKKLYFDRRLSANNTISCATCHDPQKAFTDGKRVAEGINGQKGVRNTPSIINAAYYKELMQDGSVFSLEEQALKPIQNPIEMKQDLKELVAELKAVPEYVQAFQDAFGEEITPQNIGKALASFERTILQKDTPFDRFMAGDDNAMTQQQKWGMELFARKGRCTTCHTAPAFTDHGYDNLSVEGDDLGRFAVTGIASERGAFRTPQLRDVAKTAPYMHDGSQATLEEVIDHYDKAIHTNMFVSEDFVPLHLTGEEKAALVAFLNALSGPDIVVEPPQIP from the coding sequence ATGAAATACACTGTGCCCATCATCAAAGGAACCCTGATGACGACAGGCGTTGCCCTGCTCCTGTTCTTCCTGTTCATCAGTTCCTCCCTGGCCGCCCCCGCTGGGGGGACGCAGGGCCAACCAACCTCCACGCCAGAAGCCTATCTGCGCTTCGAGTACCAGTTTTTTGCCGATATGGGCCCCGTCCCCGTACCGGTCATGAATGAGATGACGCCGGAAAAAGTGGAACTCGGCAAAAAGCTCTACTTTGACCGCCGTCTCTCTGCCAACAACACCATCAGTTGCGCCACCTGCCATGACCCCCAAAAGGCCTTTACCGACGGCAAGCGCGTCGCCGAGGGCATCAACGGCCAAAAAGGCGTCCGGAACACCCCGTCGATCATCAATGCCGCTTACTACAAGGAACTGATGCAAGACGGCAGCGTCTTCTCCCTGGAGGAGCAGGCCCTAAAGCCCATCCAAAACCCCATCGAGATGAAGCAGGATCTGAAGGAACTGGTGGCCGAACTGAAGGCTGTCCCCGAATACGTCCAGGCCTTCCAGGACGCCTTCGGCGAAGAGATCACCCCGCAAAACATCGGCAAAGCCCTGGCCAGCTTTGAACGGACGATCCTTCAAAAGGACACCCCTTTTGACCGGTTCATGGCTGGCGACGACAACGCCATGACACAGCAGCAAAAATGGGGCATGGAACTCTTCGCCCGCAAGGGCCGCTGCACCACCTGCCACACCGCCCCCGCCTTCACCGATCACGGCTATGACAACCTCTCTGTCGAAGGCGACGATCTGGGCCGCTTCGCCGTCACCGGCATCGCCAGCGAGCGAGGCGCCTTCCGCACCCCCCAGTTGCGTGACGTGGCCAAAACAGCGCCCTATATGCATGACGGCAGCCAGGCCACACTGGAAGAGGTCATCGACCATTACGACAAAGCGATCCACACGAATATGTTCGTCTCAGAAGACTTCGTTCCCCTGCACCTGACCGGCGAGGAGAAAGCGGCCCTCGTCGCCTTCCTGAACGCGCTGAGCGGCCCTGACATTGTCGTCGAGCCGCCCCAGATTCCCTGA